Within Triticum dicoccoides isolate Atlit2015 ecotype Zavitan chromosome 1B, WEW_v2.0, whole genome shotgun sequence, the genomic segment TTGTTTTTTGAAGGAATATTTGCTGACATCATCAAATTTGTTGGTATATGCATGCATGTTCAAAATTGAGGTGCTCACCCGTGCCTCATGCTGGGTCGCATGCATGCCTGCGCCTCCTTTTGCATGCACCAGGTCAAAGCTAGTACGGGTCGTCCGTATCTGTTCTTAAAATCAGTACGTCTGGAAATTAGTCGCGTCCTTAGATATATTTTCAAATTGTATTTGTTCAACACTGTAGTTGTAGATAGTTTCTACTATGAATCTTGTCTAACTTAAAAATATTTGACTTTCTAACTGAATTTGTACGCCACTATTTGAGGATGGTGGGAGTAGTGATGCTTTCTAACTTCAGGAACACTGTCCAAGGTGGGTGGAACCCAAAAACTTAATTAGTTTCTTTTGCGGGGTAAAAAGCCTAATTAGTTTACTCTCAATCGGTCGCACGGCTAGCTATCGTCTTTTTCATTTTGTTCCTGTTTTGTCCCTGTCTTCTCTCATCATAGACGCGGGCAAGACGAACTTTAAGATGGATGTGATATAGGCTTTCTAGAAAGGTAAGCGCAATGGGTACAAGATTTTCTTTTTTACAAGGAGGTTCAGTCCCTCGGCCTCTGCAGCATAACAATGCAGAAAACGGTGTTCATACTTAATACGGTTGCTAAAACTCAGAGCTGCCAAGTTTTCTCATTCACCCTGATTCATACGGGTTGTTTTTCTCATGGTTCTCGGATTATGGGCTGGTGTTAGTGGATTCGGGCATTTCCAAAGAGGACCCGTAAACCTCACGCAATAGTCCATCGTCCGGACTACGTTGTCCGGACCGCGGAAGCCATTCAATACCGACCTGTATCAGTCTGCGGGGCGGTCCGAAGGCGACTTCTTCCTATACCGGAGACAAAAGTAGGGGAGGTTTGCGGGAGTCTGGACCGATCCCAGGCCGGTTtcagaccgccctggcccaccaactaAAACCTCCACTCTCCTACGCACGTTCCCTGCCGGCACCAACTGCCCGCCTTCATGCCGTTGTAGAGCGCATCGCTCCGCATTGAACACGGCTCagggcggatgcgacctctcactgcctcCACCATTGAAGCGGTGTGCCAACTCCTCTCCAACAAGGAGATCCAACTCCTCTTGAACTTCCGGGGTTGGACTAAACTTCCAAGTACACCTAGTGCCAAttaaacccacatgggcccttagagattttcagaAATTGCTAGATGGGCCTAAAGCCCACCCCATATTTCAGCAATGGCCACCTTGTGGCTAGAGCGCGAACGGCAAGCAGGGTCAACTTGGTTGAGCATGGCCGAGGATGCAGCAGGCACGGTCGAAACGGCATGAGGCGCAGGGAAGCGAAGACGGTCACACACGGGAGGAGCCAAGGGAGGCACCGGGCCGAGCCTATTCTTAGCAATACCACGGTTGTGAATGACTGACTTTTTCAATCCTTTCGACCTTGGTTCTGTAGGAGGAAGTCAGTAAGGTTGAGAAATAGAACCATCTGATTTGATTCGTTCCCAATAGCCATGAGATGATCATCTTAGGGTGATCCTTTTGTCAACGGATGCTCCTATTACACTCGTAGTCTCTGAAGGATGAGAACCCACTATGTAGCATCTACATCGATAATTCAACCCGGCACTAATTTCTGGGGTTTTGGGGCCACTCCTTGCCGAAATGGCCCGGTAGCTCGCAGATGATGCAGTGGATGGGGTCGCGGCAATCCTTCCGGTGGAGGTGCTTGCTGAGGCATCTGATGCAGCGCCCTCTGAAGCGGCTTAAGAAAGCATTGTGGCCTGGATCTGCATTGAAGCCCCTATAACTTGATATTGACTCTCTAAAATAGGATTCTATCATGCCTAAAATGTTAATCCAACTAGAGATATACACAACAGATATGTTTATTCACGTGCTAATTAAATTTTAGAAAGCATACCACAACTTGTAGATGTACAACCTACGAGTACTACATATCTTGGGCATGGACGCATGGTGGCCAACATCAATCTCACTCCATACACATCTTCTTTAGACCCTACCTACGTCGTGACGTCGATGCCACCATCAATCTCGACCTCAGTAGCGACAGGCACCGTCGTTtctccctcctccgtgccatcgtgCCCGATCGAGAGCCCCTGGTGGCGCAGCCGCAGCAGCACGCCGTCGAGTATGCCTGCCACCCGCGTCGCCGCGACGAGCTGGGGAAAGTGCCCAACGGACTCGACAATCACCACGGCCACGTCTGTGCCTGCCTTCGTCATCCTCTGTTCCATGTACTCTGCCACGACCGGGGGTGCGGCGAAGTCATGACGCACCCCGACGATGGTGCACTGTGCTGGCACGGCGTCGAGGGCCGGGCGCTGGTCGCCGAGGAAGATCATCCTGGCCACCCCGAGAGCCACGGCCGGGTCCATGGCCAGGAAGCTCCGCTCCAGGGGCTCCACGGTTGCGGCCGCCATGTCGTCGGCAGCGCCCCCGGCGGCGTTGGGGACGAAGCCCTTGACCCAGGCTTGGAAGTCGGACTCCATGGCCCCCAACATACCGTGGATGGCCGCCTCCTCGAAGCCGCCCACGTACCCTTCCTCCTCCGAGTTGATGTACCTGAAAGGCATTGAAAAATAATTTCTCATTTTGTCACTTAAATACACCGAGAGTTCATTCAAATGGACTTTGTCACCAAACCAGCTTCCACAGCAGTTGAAAGTCAAACCATGCATGCACCACGGGTAGTCACAGTTTTCCCAGGGTAAATCGATCTGGTGTTGCTAATTCTAAATCGCCATAGGAATTTTTAACTCCATATAATTTTTGAAACGATTTAACTCCATATAGATTTCTTAAAAGATAAACACATTCTGAGTTTAATGAAAAATACAACTCACGGCACCTTTTAGAATCGATTTAGACATAGAAAAAACTCAGTGGACTCAAATGGATATACTACTAGCTAGTAGGTGGTACTACGGGAGGGAACTTTTGGTCTATGGGTGTATATACACCctatatgcaaaaaaaaaaaatttaGTAACTCAACCAAAAGTCGAAAAttcctgaaaatatttttgaaataaacttgaccttctattGTACTCGTGAGAAAATAAATCCACAAAAAAAAATATCCCcttgacttcttttcaaaaaagacaaatttttggctaaaatagtgtgaatagtgacctataatagcaaataaattttgtcttttttgctgtgaAGTCAACTTTTTTTTTTCATCCAGACTTTTTTACtagtgcaaaagtaagtcaagtgttttgtcaaaatagttcttacctattttgactttttattaaaataataaaaaaatcccatATAGGGTGTATATACATGCAGGTTCCAAAGTGTATTTCCCGTGGTACTACTAGATACTTTTGAGCGACATGTGTTGCCATGCCACGTCTCAATCGACCGTAGTTATTAGGCGGCCGGCACCCGGCGGTGATGCACACAATTTGGCGCCATGAGGAAGGAGATGAGTGGACAGAATAGATTTCCCCTTGGCTACGGCGACCGTTACTTGTGCATGTAGGCTCGCCGACGTGGACATGGCAATAAATCCGAAAAGGCTAGATAGATCACAAGTTGCCGTGCGTGCACGGTGGCCGGCGCGCGCAGACAGACGCCGCCGCCGGCGACATGCGTCGATAGATGGACCTCCGGCGCGCGCGGTCGATGTGTGATGTGACGTACGTATGCATGCATGGATGACGCAGAGATCCACGTAGGTGCTTACCTTGGGGAggcgcagaggaggaggaggtgggcgaaGAGGTCGGGTCGCCGGGCGGCGGCGATGCAGCCGACCATGGCGGACATGGAGTGCCCCACCAGCACCGCGCCGCGGACCTCCCTCTCCTCCATCAGCGCGATCAGGTCGTCCGCGAACCGGCCGAACGTGTACCTCGCCTCGTCGCCGTCCTCGTCGGCGCCGGCGGTGAAGTCCCAGTCGAAGAGGAGCACCTGTGTCCAGAAGCCGGCCGGTCAGCTACCGGTTTAATCACCGACGTAGGCACCACATGCGCATGCCCTGTGTGCGAACATACCTTGTTCGCTTTGGTGATGGAGGGCAGGATCTTGTCCCAGGACGCCTGGTCCATGCCGTAGCCGTGCGCCAGCACCACCGTGCCCCCCTCGCCGCCGGCGACGACCACCTCCCTCGCGTTCGCGCACCACCGCCGCATCCTCGATCGCCTCCTCAACTCAACCCCAAGCCTACTTGGTTCCACTCGCGTCTCCTCTCGTGCACTTGCACATGTGGGGAGAAGGAGATCGATCGGTGGTGTAACTTATAGAGGTAGACCAGCCGTCCCAATGTGGATGTGGTGGGTGATGTGCGCGTCAGCTAGCGTGTGTATACAAAATCCGCTGGGTCTGCCCCGACCGGCAGCCAGGCACGAGCATCCAGAAGAAGGGTAAGAAAATGGAGATTCCGTTCACTAGCCTGGAAAGTGCTTCTTTGTCGTCTATCAGACCTGGCATGAACTGGCGAACTCATGGCCGGTTGGTGCAAAGTCGTACTCTCCTACACGTACATGTCATCCTCCGACGACAATTGACACAACAGAAATCTAGTTAATCAGATTCGGGTGGAAATTTACGCTTTACTTCGCGTCGTTTGGAAAAGTCAAACCTGACGAAAATTCTATGTTTTGTAAGTTATCTTCAAAACCATCAGCTGGATTCATACTTGGTCGTTACTTTGCAAACAGGATGGGGGGCTGTTCTTTGTGCAACTGATGGGAGATGATCTCTTAGGATTTGTTCGGTCGATTTTGGTTCACGGCCTACTAGTAGGATTTGTGATGCACAAGcattatttactactccctccgtcccgaaatataagaacgttttttacactgtACTAGTGTAaacaacgttcttatattttgagaaggagggagtactcttttcttttGGGAAGCTCTATTCATAGGTAACTGGAAAAACAAGTCATCAGTCACTTCTTATATGAACCGTCTGATCTTTATTCAACCGCCCAAAACAAATCTAGTattgttcatcttcaacctcccttccttcttcctcctctcgatcCCCGGCCTACCCCGCCGCATCCGCCGGCCTCTAGCACCCCCGCCTGCGGGTGTTACGGTGCGTCGCgctgccctcccctcgacctccacCCACCTTTGTTGCTAGCCGCCGCCCTGGTCATCTCTTTAAGCCCCGCCACACGAATGGAGAACTCCGGCGATCCCTTGCACCCCcatccctaagatagataatggggcattaCTTCACCCTAAGATAGATGGTGGGGCTGGCTCTTCTCGGGCGAGCTTGTTTCTTCTCCAACGAGGTCTGGCCAACAGGGAAgaaagaaggagaaggaagggagaaggagaaaagCGACTACGTGAAAAAGAAAATTAGGCACCTAAGAAATAGCAAATCCATTTTCTCTTTTATTGCCGTTGAGGCAACCATGTGTGTGCCAGTTTATCTTATGAACTTTATTGCACTTGGATAATCAACTTTGAGATAATCAATAAAAGGCAGCGTGCATCGCGATGCAGACGCCGGAAGGGCTACCATCTTTTTGTAAGAAGAAAAAATCAAGATTATCAAGGTTTCATCTAGTAATTAAGAGAAACCGCCGGCCAGTGCTGCTGATTGACATTGAGGTACCAACCGATGATCACTGTTTATGTGGGTATGATGAGCGACGGATCGAGCCGTTTCAATTCTAAAAGTATAGACGATGTGCCTAGTTAACCAACCGAGAAAGTGACCATCAATTAACCAACTAAATGATTTCAAAAGATGAACATGACCGGGCTGCAATTCGTACTAATACTTATTGTTTAAGGATCATGAGCTAATCTATAGAGACAAATTAAGAAGGCAGATAATCAGCGATGTTCATCCGTGAGACAAAGAGGAGGAAAGGATATGCACCCGTCAAATCAAATCAATAGCTAGGTAGCTGATTAGTTTTTTTTAGCattagtacagacacaagcgctcatatacacacgcatacactcattcctatgaacgcacacacgcacaccctacccctatgagcacctccgagtgactgagccggcatatcatcttaagatttacgaagccatcgtaggcgcctcgtcgtcgacgggaacgtctcctcccactgaaagcgcatcgccggaaattctgaaataaattcaggaataatgctatcaccaggatttgaatcctgatgggttggggataccactgtccatctaaccatctcaaccacaggttgattcgcaggTAGCTGATTAGTTGTTGGGTTTGGAGATAAGAGTCTCGTACAGCCACATAAATTAGATTACAAAAGCTGGAGAGAGTGGACGTTGGAGAACATGCGAGAGATATGGTGGATCAAGTCCTGTCTGTATGTCACCGCAAGTTGCCAAGTTGTTGTAGTCGTCGTCTATCCGGCTGATGCACGCTCGTCCAAAACTGAACTTTTCGTGCATTAAAGAGGCACCGGCCGGCAGGCCAGCGTTTTTGGCCGCAATCATACAACAGTCGTTTATATACATTTTGGTTGACGGTTGAAGAATTGCAGTAGTGCTAGTGCTCAATCATGCATCCTCCCAACC encodes:
- the LOC119349812 gene encoding probable esterase D14L, coding for MRRWCANAREVVVAGGEGGTVVLAHGYGMDQASWDKILPSITKANKVLLFDWDFTAGADEDGDEARYTFGRFADDLIALMEEREVRGAVLVGHSMSAMVGCIAAARRPDLFAHLLLLCASPRYINSEEEGYVGGFEEAAIHGMLGAMESDFQAWVKGFVPNAAGGAADDMAAATVEPLERSFLAMDPAVALGVARMIFLGDQRPALDAVPAQCTIVGVRHDFAAPPVVAEYMEQRMTKAGTDVAVVIVESVGHFPQLVAATRVAGILDGVLLRLRHQGLSIGHDGTEEGETTVPVATEVEIDGGIDVTT